The nucleotide window TTCAGGGCGAAGCAGCCGCAGGCATCGTTATGATGCGCCCGGCAGCTCCCGGTACCGGTGTTATCGCCGGTGGCGCAGCCCGCCCCGTGCTTGAGTGTGCTGGTATTCAGGACATCCTGTGCAAGTCCCTCGGTTCCGACAACGCAATCAACGTTGTCCACGCAACCGTCGACGGTCTCAAGCAGCTGCAGCGCCCCGAAGAGGTCGCCGCACGCCGTGGCAAGACCCTCGAAGAGGTCGCACCGGCACGTATGCTGCGCGCACGCGCAGGTCAGGAGGCTTAAACCATGGCCCTCAAGATTACACAGCTCAAGGGCACCGTTGGTGCTAAGCAGAACCAGAAGGACTCGCTGCGCAGCCTCGGCCTCAAGCGCATTCGCCAGTCGGTCGTACGCCCCGATACCCCCGAGGTTCGCGGCATGATCAACGTCGTGCGCCACATGGTCGTCGTTGAAGAAGTAGCAGGGGAGTAGGTAAACAATGAGCGAACCGATTAAGCTCCACGATCTGCGCCCCGCAAAGGGCGCCAACAAGGCCAAGACCCGCGTTGGTCGCGGTGAAGCCTCCAAGGGTAAGACCGCTGGTCGCGGTACCAAGGGCACCAAGGCTCGCAAGCAGGTTTCCGCTGCTTTCGAGGGTGGCCAGATGCCGCTTCACATGCGTCTGCCGAAGCTGAAGGGCTTCAAGAACCCCAACAAGGTCACCTACCAGGTAGTCAACGTTGCGGACCTCGAGAAGGCCTTCCCCAACGGTGGCGACGTCACCGTTGCTGACATCGTTGCAGCAGGCCTGGCACGCAAGCGCCAGCCCGTTAAGGTCCTCGGTAACGGCGACATCAGCGTCAAGCTGAACGTCACCGCCACCAAGTTCTCGACCTCCGCTAAGGAGAAGATCGAGGCTGCCGGCGGCACCGTCACCGAAGCCAAGTAACAACGGCTTAACCACTAGCGCTCTGCTCAGCAGCCGCTAGTGAAACAGAGAAAGTGGCTCTCCCATTCGTGGGAGAGCCTCTTTTTTATGCCCACCAGATCTCGTGTGGCTGCTTGGCTGTTAAGCATGTACAGAATTCCGGCAGATTTTGAATAATCGAAATCGCGAACTGGGGAAATGCGGTCATGCAGTATAAATCTGCCGATTTTTTGTACGCGCGACCCTTGCGCTTGCTTAGCCAGCTGTCCTGAGATGCCGATTGCCCGGAAATTTTTATCCAACTTTGTGAATGCGCTACTCGGACAGGCGCGTCACGATGGGGATGTCCGGAAACTGGCACGGCACAGCGGCATAGGCGGCTGATGAGGCAGCCCCAACTGTTCATCGGCAGGCAAAGCGGACGCTCATCTACCAGTTGGAAACTGTTCCTAAAAACCCTTGAAATGCTCAAATCACTCGCCTAGCGTGGCGGGCACACGCCGTTCCAAGACATCTCCGGACGGTGGAAGTCTCTAGATTCAGAAAGGATCACCTCCATGACCCCTTCGAAGATCAAGACCACAAAATTGTTCGCCGCAGCACTCGGCGGCGGCCTCGCACTCGGAGCTTTTGTGGCTCCGATGGTCCACGCGGAAGAGTCGAGCACGGGTGTTGTCACCAGCTTCTCCAGTGAAGGCTCCAGTGACCCTGCGGAAAATCCTGACTTCGACCGCCGCACCCGAACCGTGCTGAAGTACGGTGTCACCACCGAGGCAGACATCGCTAAGTGTCAGGCTGACTGGGCGGGCAAGGAGCTGCCGGCATTAGACCGCGGCTACGATTTCCCGTGCCCGACAAGCCCAATCACCCAGGAGGATGTTGACGCCGCGAAGGCTAAGGCCGGCGTAGGTGACTTCCTGTCGCAGGTCAGGGAGTTCTTCTAGGGATTCTCTTCCTAAAACGCCTCAGCTGCCCCATTAGAGACAGTGCGTTGGGTTGATACGGGGCTGCTGCAGGCTTGTGCCTGAACTCCTTGTTGGATATGTGTACACACATTGTGGGTCGTCCTGTTAGTCGGGGCGGTCCACTTCGTGCTTCTTAACCATCCCGAGATGGTGGCCGGATATGTATCTGACGCGCGACTGCTCCGAGATTGAAATTGGGCCTTTGGACTTTCTGCGAGCCTTGTTCAACGGTTTCGTGGCGGCGATCCGCCATTACCTTCCCTAAACACTTGGCGCTGCCCGTAAGGGTAGCGGTGGGGCAGTGGCACCTTCAGGTTGGCCTGGGGGTGCCTTTGTGTGTCAATACTGCTAAAGTGGTTGAGTCTGCCGCCACGCGCCCACGGCCCGTGGCGATAACATAAGCCTAAGTTAAAAATTCCGCGATTTTCCGCGGTTGTCCAGGAGGATATGTGTCCGCCATCGTATCGGTCGTCAAGGACGCCGACCTTCGCAAGAAATTGCTTTTTACCCTTGCGATGATCGTGCTGTACCGCGTCGGCACCCAAATCCCCTCGCCTGGCGTGGATTATTCGTCCATCATGCAGGCTGTGAAAGCCGCAACCCAGGACGACACTAACGTCTACTCGCTGATTAACCTCTTCTCGGGTGGAGCGCTACTTCAGCTGTCGGTCTTTGCCATCGGTATCATGCCGTACATTACGGCGTCGATTATTGTTCAGCTGCTGACAGTGGTCATTCCTCACTTCGAGGAGTTGAAGAAGGAAGGGCAGTCCGGCCAGTCGAAGATGATGCAGTACACCCGCTACCTCACGGTGGCGTTGGCGTTGCTGCAGTCCTCCGGCATTGTGGCACTTGCTGATCGTGGCCAGCTGCTTGGCAACGGCACCAGTGTCCTCAAGGCTGATCGCACCCCGTTCGACTTGGTTCTGATGGTGCTTGTGATGACCGCCGGAGCCGTGCTGGTCATGTGGATCGGCGAGTTGATCACGGAGCGTGGCATCGGCAACGGTATGTCCTTGCTGATCTTCGCGGGTATCTGTACCCGTATGCCCAGCCAGGGTATGGGTATCTTGCGTTCCTCCGGCGGCGTCATTTTCGCAGCTGTGTTGATTGCTGTGTTCATCCTCATCGTTGGCGTGGTCTTCATTGAGCAGGGCCAGCGCCGCATCCCGGTGCAGTACGCCAAGCGTCAGGTTGGTCGCCGCCAGTACGGTGGCACCTCCACCTACTTGCCGCTGAAGGTCAACCAGGCTGGTGTGATCCCCGTGATCTTCGCGTCCTCCTTGATCTACGTGCCGGTGCTGATCACCCAGATCATCAACTCGGCTAAGCCCACCCCGCCGGATAACTGGTGGCAGCGCAACGTCGTCCAGTACCTGCAGTCCCCGGGCTCCTACCAGTACATCATTTTGTACTTCATCCTGATCATCTTCTTCTCCTACTTCTATGTGTCGGTTCAGTATGATCCGAACGAGCAGGCGGACAACATGAAGAAGTACGGCGGCTTCATCCCCGGTATCCGCCCGGGTAAGCCCACCGCCCAGTACCTGGGTAAGGTTATGAACAGGCTGTTGTTCGTTGGTGCCCTGTACCTCGGCCTCATTGCGGTTCTTCCGAACCTGATGATGGACCTCGGTGTCGGTGGTGCTTCGGCGAACGTCACCCCCTTCGGTGGTACTGCGATCCTGATTCTCGTGTCCGTCGCCTTGACCACCGTGAAGCAAATCGAAAGCCAAGTTTTGCAAAGTAACTACGAAGGATTCCTCAAATGAGACTAGTTCTGCTCGGCCCTCCCGGTGCTGGCAAAGGTACCCAGGCCGCTATCTTGACCGAGAAGCTCGGCGTGCCCCACATTTCCACCGGCGATTTGTTCCGTGCCAACATTGGCGAAGGCACCCCGCTGGGCAAGGAAGCCAAGGAATACATCGACGCCGGCAAGCTCGTCCCCACGGATGTCACCGCCCGCATGGTCGAAGACCGACTGTCGCAGGATGACGCCGCGGAAGGCTTCCTGTTGGACGGTTTCCCCCGTACTGTCGAGCAGGCCGATTTGCTGGCTGAGATGCTGGAGCGTCACGGCGTCAAACTTGATGGCGTGATCAACTACCAGGTTGATGAAGACACCGTGGTTGAGCGCATGCTTGGCCGCGGCCGTGCTGATGACAATGAAGAGACCATCCGCACCCGCCTCCAGGTGTACCGCAACGAGACCGCGCCGCTGATCGACCACTATGGCGACGCAGTTATCAGCATCAAGGCTGAGGGTAGCGTTGAGGAGATCAACGAGGCCACCCTCAAGGCTCTCGGCAAGTAGCCGTCGAGTACGCCATAACCCAAGCCCACTGTCCCTCCCCTGGGGCCGTGGGCTTCATTTCGCATTAAGGACACATCATGGGATTCCGCAAAAAGAACAAAACCATCCCCGCTAAAACTCCGGCGGAGCTTGACGCCATGCAGGCGGCCGGCGAGATCGTCGGCAAGGCACTGGTCGCGGTAAAGGCCGCAGCTGCTCCCGGGGTGACGTTGAAGGATCTTGATGACGTCGCGGAGCAGACGATCCGCGATGCTGGCGCGGTCCCCACGTTTTTGGGCTACCAGGGTTTCCCTGCCAGCATTTGTGCCAGCGTTAATGATGTGATCGTGCATGGTATCCCCACCAAGGAGACTGTGCTTGCCGAAGGTGATCTGGTGTCGATCGACTGCGGCGCGACTTTTGAGGGCTGGGTGGGGGATAGCGCCTGGAGTTTTGGGGTGGGGGAGTTGGCTGATGATGTTCAGGCGTTGAACGCCGCCACCGAGTGGGTGTTGATGGAGGGGTTGAAGGCGATGGTGCCGGGTAACCGTTTGACTGACGTCTCCCATGCGTTGGAGGTCGCCACCCGCAAAGCTGAGCAGAGGTTCGGTGTGCAGCTGGGCATTGTGGATGGTTATGGTGGACACGGTATTGGCCGAACCATGCATGAGGATCCCTATCTTGCCAATGAGGGCAAGCCGGGTCGGGGCCCGGTTATTCAGGAAGGGTCGGTGCTGGCCATTGAGCCGATGTTGACCCTGGGAACCGTGGATTCTGCGGTGTTGGAGGACGATTGGACTGTGGTGACGTTGGATGGTTCTTGGGCGTCTCACTGGGAGCATACGGTTGCTGCTACTGCTGGTGGGCCGCGTATTTTGACGCCGCGTCCGGCTGGTGCTTAAACGCTGGTTTGCATGTTCATTGAAAACTGGGCATATACTGCTAGTCATGTCTTTTAAGTCTGTTCGTCGTATTGCG belongs to Corynebacterium argentoratense DSM 44202 and includes:
- the rpmD gene encoding 50S ribosomal protein L30, yielding MALKITQLKGTVGAKQNQKDSLRSLGLKRIRQSVVRPDTPEVRGMINVVRHMVVVEEVAGE
- the rplO gene encoding 50S ribosomal protein L15 — translated: MSEPIKLHDLRPAKGANKAKTRVGRGEASKGKTAGRGTKGTKARKQVSAAFEGGQMPLHMRLPKLKGFKNPNKVTYQVVNVADLEKAFPNGGDVTVADIVAAGLARKRQPVKVLGNGDISVKLNVTATKFSTSAKEKIEAAGGTVTEAK
- the secY gene encoding preprotein translocase subunit SecY, with the translated sequence MSAIVSVVKDADLRKKLLFTLAMIVLYRVGTQIPSPGVDYSSIMQAVKAATQDDTNVYSLINLFSGGALLQLSVFAIGIMPYITASIIVQLLTVVIPHFEELKKEGQSGQSKMMQYTRYLTVALALLQSSGIVALADRGQLLGNGTSVLKADRTPFDLVLMVLVMTAGAVLVMWIGELITERGIGNGMSLLIFAGICTRMPSQGMGILRSSGGVIFAAVLIAVFILIVGVVFIEQGQRRIPVQYAKRQVGRRQYGGTSTYLPLKVNQAGVIPVIFASSLIYVPVLITQIINSAKPTPPDNWWQRNVVQYLQSPGSYQYIILYFILIIFFSYFYVSVQYDPNEQADNMKKYGGFIPGIRPGKPTAQYLGKVMNRLLFVGALYLGLIAVLPNLMMDLGVGGASANVTPFGGTAILILVSVALTTVKQIESQVLQSNYEGFLK
- a CDS encoding adenylate kinase; this translates as MRLVLLGPPGAGKGTQAAILTEKLGVPHISTGDLFRANIGEGTPLGKEAKEYIDAGKLVPTDVTARMVEDRLSQDDAAEGFLLDGFPRTVEQADLLAEMLERHGVKLDGVINYQVDEDTVVERMLGRGRADDNEETIRTRLQVYRNETAPLIDHYGDAVISIKAEGSVEEINEATLKALGK
- the map gene encoding type I methionyl aminopeptidase, whose amino-acid sequence is MGFRKKNKTIPAKTPAELDAMQAAGEIVGKALVAVKAAAAPGVTLKDLDDVAEQTIRDAGAVPTFLGYQGFPASICASVNDVIVHGIPTKETVLAEGDLVSIDCGATFEGWVGDSAWSFGVGELADDVQALNAATEWVLMEGLKAMVPGNRLTDVSHALEVATRKAEQRFGVQLGIVDGYGGHGIGRTMHEDPYLANEGKPGRGPVIQEGSVLAIEPMLTLGTVDSAVLEDDWTVVTLDGSWASHWEHTVAATAGGPRILTPRPAGA